The Ruficoccus amylovorans region AGCGGAGCCGTCACATAGACCAGGGAATCGCTCAATTGAGCCAGTTGCCCCAAAATCACGTTAATCACCGTTCCGATCAGCGTGATTTTGAACACGATAACATATGCTTTACCGTAGGCGGGCATGCGCCTGACCACGATCTTCATGGCCCACTGCGCGAACAGGGCAGTCATAAGGCAGACCAAGGCGCAAATACCGACCGCAATCAACAGCCCGAGAATCAATCCTATCGCTTCCATCGAAAAAGAACGTCCATCTGAATAGGCAATTCTCCCTATTTACAAGCTGTAAATTCACTCTTTTACTCCGTGCTTAAATACCCTCCACCCCCAGGAAAAGCCCGCAACATCAAGAGGGCCCAGTGACAGATACTCCGCTTACCTCACGGCATCATACATAGCCTTATCTTCGTGTCCGGCCAGAAGTTCACCACGGGCGAGAAGATCATCCCGGCACGAGCTGACTGTTTTCGCAAAATAAAATTGCCCCGCCGGGGTGGTTCGGTGTTGCTTGTGCGGCATCCATGCCGGTCAAAATCCACGACACCCTCAGCAAGACCAAACAACCGCTGGCCCCCGCCGACGGCCAAACTTTCCGTTTCTACTGCTGCGGACCGACCGTTTACGGCCCGGCCCACATCGGCAACTTCCGCACCTTCCTCGTGCAGGACGTCCTGCGCCGCACCCTGGAGGTTGACGGGCTGAGCCTGCGCCACGTGCGCAATATCACCGACGTGGACGACAAGACTATCCGCCAGAGCCAGGCCGAAGGCCGCACCCTGTCCGAGTTCACCACGCACTGGACGGACAAGTTTCATGCTGACTGCTCCGCGCTCAACCTCCTGCCCCCGCACGAGGAGCCCCGTGCCACCGCCCACATCGCCGAACAGATCGCCATGATCGAGCAGCTCGTCGCCGGGGGCCACGCCTACGCCGCAGCCGACGGCTCGGTGTACTTCAAGGTCTGCTCCTGCGAGCACTACGGCGAACTCTCCGGCCTCGACCGCTCCAGCCTGCGCACGCAGCATGTCAACAGCGCGGGCGACGCCAACGACGCCGACGAGTACGACCGCGAGAGCGTGAGCGACTTTGCCCTCTGGAAGGCCCGCAAGCCCGAGGACGGTGAGAATTTCTGGTCCAGCCCCTGGGGCGAAGGCCGCCCCGGCTGGCACATCGAGTGCTCGGCCATGAGCGTAAAGTACCTCGGCGAGGGCTTCGACCTGCATGGCGGCGGGATCGATTTGTGCTTCCCGCACCACGAGAACGAGATCGCCCAGAGCGAGTGCGCCACCGGCACCCGGCCCTTTGCCCGCCTGTGGTTCCACAGCGCGCACCTCATGGTCGAGGGCAGCAAGATGTCCAAAAGCCTCGGCAACCTCTACACGCTCGAAGACCTCTTGCAAAAGGGCTTCCGGCCGATGGATATCCGCTACGCGCTGATCTCCGGCCACTACCGCCAGCAGCTCAACTTCACGCTCAACGGCCTGAAGGCCGGCCGTTCCGCGCTGGAGAAGATGGAAAAAACCCTCCGTCCGATCCTCGGCCGCCTCGGGGTTTCCGAAGAAGACTTCCGCCACTGGATCAAGCCCTCCCCGCTCGTCACGACGGGGATGTTTGCCCGGGCCTGGGAGAAGCTTTCAGACGACCTCAATGTGCCCGCCGCCCTTGGGGAAATCTTTTCCGTGCTCGGCGACCTGGCCGACCCGACGCTCGACTCCGCCGCCGTCGCCGGGCAGGTGGAGTCCTTCGGGGCGCTGCTCTACGCGCTCGGGCTCGATCTCTTCACCGCGCAGGATGCCCCCGCCGCCGCCGACATCCCCGAGTCCGTGGCCAACCTGGCCGAGGCCCGCTGGGAAGCAAAAAAAGCCCGCGACTGGGCCAACGCCGACGGCCTGCGCGACGAGCTTCTCCAGCTCGGCTGGAAGATCCTCGACCGCAAGGACGGCTACGATCTGGAAAAGGTGTAGCACGCGCGCGCTTTATCCAGGGGCCGCCCTGAAGAGCATTGAGAAGGCCCGCGGAAACTGACCCGCCGATACAAAAAAGACCGGGCATGCGCCCGGTCTCTACCTTTTTCAGGTGATTTGACAGCGGTAGTATATCGAAAGTCAGCGGCTCAGACGGCGGCGGGCAAAAGCCCAGGCGAACACCAAGAGGCCCAATCCGAGAGCCACGGTTGAGGGCTCGGGAACTGGCGTGAGGTCGGCGGTGGCGAAAGTCACACCGTCCGACTGAATGGCCTGAAGCACAAGCCATTGGTCGTCGATCTGTTGCGCGTTAAGCCTGACCGTCGTACCCGGCGTTCCGCCCGCGTAGCGTCCGGTGATAACCAGCGCGAAACCGTCCTCGGTCCCGGCCGGGGAGGATATCTGAGTGGTCGTAGTGGAGCTTCCGCTGTGGTTGGTTCCCATCCAGAAGCCCGCGAATTGGCCGTTGTAGGAGGAGACGATGACCGCCACCTCTTCAAGCGCGATGTTGGTATTGGTGATGCTGAACGCGTCCAGGCTGCTCAGGTAGAACTGCCCCGCCCCGGACTGGGCGAAGTCCGCCGTATCCACCGTAAAGGCGTAGCTGCCGCTGGTCGAGGACGGGGCGTACGAAGCGTACTGAACGGAGAAATCCCCGTAAAAAGTGCCCGAAATCTGGACCAGCTCAGCCCGTGAGGACACGGCTAAACCGCTCATGACCAGCCCCGCCAGGGCCAGTGTTTTTAAACGCACAGAGAGTCGCTGCATAGTTGTTAGCAAGGGAGGATACGGAAGCGGCCGAAAACACCTTGTCTCCGGTCGGAGTGAGAAGGGCCGCATTATACCCGTAAACGCCGCGCATGACTATGGGCAATATTACCACCACCGAGCAGTTCGGGGATCGTCAGCCAGGGCGCGTAGCGGGCGATGACCCGCGTACGGCAGTCGATCCCGAGCTTTGTCAGGACCGCGCTGACGAACTTGTCCACCGTCCGGGTGGAGACGCCCATGCGGGTCGAAATCTCCGCGTTGCTCATCCCCTGGCAGATCCATTCGAGCGTCTCGAATTCCCGTCCTGTGAGCTGGCGGCGCAGCCGGGCGCTGACCGCTTCGGCCTCCCGGAACAGCGCGTTGTAGCGGTTCTGCATGGCGTGATACTTCGCCACCAGATGCGCGCGCACGATAGACGCCTTCAGGCACTCAAGCTCGGAAAAGGGCCGGTCGGAGTGGAAAACGAGCATAATGCCGTTGCCCTCTTCCACGATGATCTGCATGACCAACTGGTCTTCGATCCCGAGCTTCGATCCGACCTCCTGGTAAAAGGGCGATTGGTGATACTCCTCCGGCGTAATGAAGTCGAGCGTGCGCTCGATCCCTCCGAAGCGCCGCACCTGTCCGGTCTCGAAATCCACACACCGCCCGAAAAGCGGATGCGTCGGCAAGGTGCGGTTAAGGCTCTCCACCAGCGGTTTCACCCGGTTATCGAACTCGGGCGAATTGACCACCTCCAGCATGACCATCCCGGGGTCGTGGAGATTCCAGCTCGCGAAGCGCGCCCCGATAAAACGCGTGACCGGCCCCAGCACGAAATCCTCGAACTCGCCGCCCGATTCGATCTCGTGCAGTTCCCGCGTCAGCTCGTCAAGCTGTGCCCAGTCTTCCTGCAGTAGCATATGCTCAAGTCCTTGAAAATCCAACCCTTCACGAGCGTCGGAATACGCCTGTCCTTTTCACATAAGAATCTGCCTGAGACGTTCAAGTCCACCGTTGGCTTAAGTCAATCTTTTACAGTCGATTAGCGAAGCAACCATACTCCATGTTTGCGGGCGAAAAAACATTGCCCGGACATCGGGGGCGAACCGGCACCTTTTTCCCCCTTCAAGAACGCCTACCCCGCTGCAGAGATGCAGGTTTCCTTTTGACACTGGGTCTAAAAACGGCACGATGATCCGTTTTCGGATACGGCATTTCCGCCCCCCGAAGCCCAGATTTTGCCATGAAAGCGATGACTCCGCTCGAAGAACTCCGCCACTCCACCTCACACGTGCTGGCCACGGCCGTGCTGCGTCTCTTCCCCGAGACCAAGCTCGACATCGGCCCCCCCACTGACAGCGGCTTTTACTACGACTTCGACCTGGAGCACAAGTTCACCGCCGAGGACCTCGAAGCCCTCGAAGCGGAGATGAAAAAGGTCATCAAGGAAAACCAGCGGTTCGAGCGCATGGAGTGCTCGCGCGAGGAGGCCGAGAAGATCATCCGCGACTTCGGCCAGGCCGAGTACAAGCTCGGACGCCTCGCCGACATCCCCGAGGGCGAAGCCATCTCGTTCTACAAGAACGGCGACTTCATCGACCTGTGCGCGGGCACGCACGTCAACTATACCAAGAAGATCAAGGCCTTTAAACTGCTCAGCGTGGCCGGGGCCTACCACCGCGGCGACGAGAACAACAAGCAGCTCCAGCGCATTTACGGCACCGCCTTCGAGACGAAGGACGAGCTGGAACAGTACCTCAAGAACCTCGAAGAAGCCCGCAAGCGCGATCACCGCAAGGTCGGACGCGAGATGGGGCTGTTCGAGATCAGCGAAGCCGTCGGCCAGGGCCTGATCCTGTGGAAACCGGCGGGCGCGGTCATCCGCCAGGAGCTTCAGGACTTTATCTCCGAGGAGCTGCGCAAGGGCGGCTACAGCCAGGTCTTCACGCCGCATATCGGTCGCCTCGGCCTTTACCGCACCAGCGGGCACTTCCCGTACTACCAGGACTCGCAGTTCACCCCGCTGGTGGACCGCGAGGAGATGGAGCACCTCGGCCACGAGGGCTGCTCCTGCGCCGAGCTTTCCAACAAGCTCAACGAAGGCGAGGCTGACGGCTACCTGCTCAAGCCGATGAACTGCCCGATGCACATCGAGATTTTCAAGAGCAGCCCCCACAGCTACCGCGACCTGCCGGTGCGCCTGGCCGAGTTCGGCACGGTGTACCGCTGGGAAAAGTCCGGCGAGCTCAACGGCATGACCCGCGTGCGCGGCTTCACCCAGGACGACGCCCATATCTTCTGTACCGAGGACCAGGTCCGCGACGAAATCCTCTCCTGTCTCGACCTGGTGAAGACGGTCTTTAACACACTCGGAATGAAGGACTACCGCGTGCGCGTCGGCCTGCGCGACCCCGACAGCAGCAAATACGTTGGCGAGGCCGACAAGTGGGACAAGGCCGAGAACGCCCTGCGCGAAGTCGCCCAGACCCTGGGCGTGCCCTTCACCGAGGAGCAGGGCGAAGCCGCCTTCTACGGCCCGAAGATCGACTTCGTGGTCAAGGACGTGATCGGGCGCGAGTGGCAACTCGGCACCGTGCAGGTGGACTACAACCTGCCCGAACGCTTCAAGATCGAGTACACCGGCGCGGACAACCAACCGCACCGCCCCGTCATGCTCCACCGCGCCCCCTTCGGCTCGATGGAACGCTTTGTCGGGGTGCTGATCGAACACTTCGGCGGAAACTTCCCGCTCTGGCTAGCCCCGGAGCAGGTGCGCGTGCTGCCGATCTCGGAAAAGGTCAACGACTACGCCAACGAGGTCGTCAACCAGCTCAAGGCCGCCGGGATGCGCGCCGGGCTCGACCGCCACGACGAAAAGCTCGGCGCCAAGATCCGCCGGGCCGAACTGGACAAGGTGCCCGTCATGCTCATCTGCGGTGAAAAGGAAGCCGAAGCCGGCCAGGTCTCACTCCGCTCGCGTGTGGGCAAGGACCTCGAAGGCACCGCCTCCGTCGCCGACACCGTGGCCAAGCTCAAGGCCGAGATTGACGCCAAGTCTCTTCCGCGGGCTTAGGATCTGTTTTGAAAATCCCTTTCCGGGGCTGCACGCCCCGGAAAGGCGGCAGGCAAATTGCTGGTCCATCCGCTTGACAGGGACGCGCTTTGCCTTTCCCTGAACGCCATGTGTCCGGTAAAAGCCATTCACCGCCTGCGCGTCGTGGGTCTGATCGAAGGAATCTCCTTTCTCGTCCTGCTGGGGATCGCCATGCCCCTTAAATATTTCGGTGACATGCCGGAGGCGGTCAAGGTCGTGGGCTGGGCGCACGGGCTGCTTTTCATCGGGTTTGTGGCCCTGCTGCTGACGGCGATGATCCTCGCTGAGTGGAGCCTGCGGCGGGCGGCGGTATTCTTCGCCGCCGCGCTGGTGCCCTTTGGCCCCTTTCTGGTGGACAAGCACCTGCGCCGCTGCGCCGAACAAGCCGGAGCGGCTACCGCCCAGGCCTGAGCCACAGGGGTTTTAAAAACCGGGTCAGCCGGCCCGTGACAGGACATAATAAGACTTCCCCAGCCAAGGGAAAACTGTATATCGTGGGCGCATGTCAGAAAACGCATCCCCTCAACCTCCTGTGCTGAAGTTCCTCGGGCTCGACCCCGAAAAATCCCAGAAATACGCCGGTTGGCTGAAGTTCGAGGCCATCCTGTTCATCATTCTCGGCGTGGCGGCCATTATGCTGCCGGGGCTGTTTTCGTTGGGGCTGAGCCTGTTTCTGGGCTGGCTGTTCCTGTTCGGAGGCATTTTCGCGACGGTGGGAGCCTTCCAGGCCGCCAAATCGAAGGGCTTCTTCTGGCGGCTGGCCTCGGGCGTGCTGACCGTGGTGGTCGGGGTCATGGTCATTTCCAAGCCGATGGAGTGGATGGCCATTCTCACGCTGATCGTGGCCGGGTTCTTCCTCGTGGACGGGATTTTTAAAATCATCTACGGGTTCCAGTCGATGGGCGTCCCCGGCGCGGGCATGGCTATCGTGAATGGCATTTTCGGCCTCATCATCGCCTGGATCGTGTATTCGCGCTGGCCGCTGTCCTCGGAGTGGTTCCTCGGGCTGCTCATTGGGATCAATCTGCTCATGGCGGGGCTTTTCCTGCTGCGCGTCTCCGGCGGCATCAACAAGCACGTCTCCCAGTAAACCTTTTTTTTTTCGCCGGGCCGGGTCGCAAAACCCGGCCTTTTTTGTTGCCCGCGAAACCACGCGAAGGAGCGCGAAGAGGATGAAGAGAGGACGAAGAGATTTAACAGGAAGGCCGCAAAGGGCAGAAAGAAATACCGATAAAAACGTTTCCCATAAAAAACCAGTGTTACGTTACTCTTTAACCACGGATTTCACGGATGAGCGCACATTCTTTATAATACAGATGCCCGTGTTTGCCCGGCCTTCCTTCACGTGGCCTAATCTACCGCTCTTTCCGGCCTTCCTGTTAAATCTCTCATCCTCTTCGCGTTTCTTCGCGTGACTTCGCGGGTAAACCTCTTCCCAAATATTTTTGGCCCATCGGGCGTCGCTTTTTTGTTAAAATCGCCAGTTTTTAGAGTTTTTCGGTGATTTTTGGCCATTTTCAAGGCTCAAACGGGCAAAACCGAGGTCAGCAGGGCTTGGGGAGACGGGGCTGCACCGAACATTGACGTCGGGCGGTTGGACCGTCACGCTGGAAGAGAATGAACTTTTTGCATTCGTATTGGCGCATGCCCTACATCGAGGTTCCCAAGCCGGAAGGCGGGGAGCACAATCCTTTCGTGTCGATCCCACTGGAGGAGGACGACCGCAAGGTCTTGATCGTGCTCCGCTCCAGCCTGTGCTATCTGGTGTTGAACAAATTCCCCTACAATGCCGGGCACCTGCTGGTGGTCCCGTACCGGGAAGTCAGCCGTCTGGATGAATTGACAGCGGAGGAAAAAGCGGATTTCTTCGAGACCATCATCAAGGGGCAGCAGATACTCGAACAAGCCATCCGCCCGGACGGCTTCAACGTGGGCTTCAACCTCGGCCGCGCCGCGGGCGCGGGCATCCCCTCGCACATCCATTGCCACATCGTTCCGCGCTGGAACGGGGACACCAATTTCATGCCCGTTCTGGGAGAGACCAAGGTTTTACCCGAATCGCTCGACGCCATGTGGCAGCGTCTGCGGCAATTCGTCACCGAGTAATGCGCGCTGTCCGACACGGCATCCGCCCTGCTTACACCACCCGAGAGACTCACGCGCGCACGCATTTCGTGTATGGCCACTGAAACCCTCACTTTCCCGAGCCCGCGGCATCTGGCCCAGCTCTACTGCTCCAACGACGAAAACCTCGCCAAGGCCGAACGGGCGCTCGACGTGACCCTGGTCTCCCGCGAGGACTGGCTCAAGATCGAGGGCGAGGAGGCCGCAGTGGCCGCCGCCGTCGAGCTGTTCCAGCTCCTGGACAAGCTCCGCGGTCAGGGCATCCAGATCGGTCGCTCGGACTTCGACAACATGCTCTCCGCCATCGCCCGGGGCGAGGCCGACGACATGCGCGAGGTTTTCAATAACCCGCTCGTGATCCAGTTGCGCCGCAAGAGCATCGTCCCCAAGACGATCAACCAGAAGCGCTACCTCCAGTTTATCAACAAGAACGACATCGTCTTCGGGATCGGCCCCGCCGGCACCGGCAAGACCTATCTGGCGATGGCCGCCGCCCTCCAGGCCCTACAGGAGAAAAAAGTCCAGAAGCTCATCATCACCCGGCCCGCCGTCGAGGCCGGGGAGGCCCTGGGCTTCCTGCCCGGCGACCTCAAGGAAAAGCTCCTGCCCTACCTGCGCCCCATTTACGACGCGCTCAACGAGATGGTCGGCCCCGAAGAGACCGAGCGCATGGCCGAAAAAGGCCTGATCGAAATCGCCCCGCTGGCCTACATGCGCGGGCGCACGCTTTCCAACGCCTACATCATCCTCGACGAGGCCCAGAATACCTCGCCCGAGCAGATGATGATGTTCCTCACGCGCCTGGGCGACAGCAGCCGGATGATCGTCACCGGCGACATCACCCAGGTGGACCTGCCCCGCGCCCAGCAATCCGGGCTCAAGCAGGCCGTCGAAATCCTCGCCTCGGTGGAGGGGATCAAGCTCTTCTACTTCGACCATGCCGACGTGGTTCGGCACCCGCTGGTCAGCCGGATCATCCATGCTTACGAAAAGCATCTGAACGACGACCGTCCAAAGAAGTCCAAGTAATTCAGCTTAGAGATCAATAAGGGCTCGCCCGCCCCAGGCGACCCGAGCCTTTTCCATTATGGTATTCAAGAAAAAGACCAAGAAGGAGCAGACCGTAGAAGCCCGGCGTCGTCGCCGGGACGAGGCCCGCCCCACCAACGTCCGCGAAGCCATCGACTCGAACCAATGGGTCGCCACCGGGCTGATGGTCGCCCTGACCCTGGCCATCGTGCTCATCTGTTTCGTGGGCCGCTCGCCGACGGGGCCGCGCGTCCTGCCCGGCCAGACGGCGCGTATCCGGGTCACAGCCGAGATCCCGTTCACCTACACCAGCCAGATCCAGACCAACCGCCTGATCGAACAGCGCAAGCTCCAGATCGGTCCCTATTACCAGATCAACCCGGATGTTTTCCAAAGCTTCAGCCAGCGTATCGACCAGCTCGAAACCGGCATCAAGGAAGAACTGCTGCCCGAGTTGCAGGAGCTTCCCGCCGAGGACCGCAAGCTCGCCATCGACACCTTTACCCAGCAGTTCAACCAGTTGACCGGGATGGGCGTGAGCAGCGAGGACATCACCCTGCTCATTGACCGCTGCACCCCCGAGCAGCTCACCCGCTACCTCAACGAGGGCAAGCTCATCCTGCGCGACATTCTGCGCGACGGTATTTACCAGCCCAGCCTGCTCCAGCCGTCCACCACGAACGCGGACGGAATCGTCTCCTACGAGATCATCGAGCGGGCACAGGGCACACGGCTCCAGTCCGAGGAGGACGCCGGACGCCTCCTGCGCATCAATCTCGCCGGACTTGATGCGGACACCGGGCTCTCGCGGGCGCTTTACCGGATTTTCAGCAAGGGTCTGCGCCCCAACCTCGAATACGACGAAAAGCGCACCTCCGAACGCAAGGAAGCCGCCGCCGCCAAGGTGCAGCCGGTCGTGATCAAATTCGCCGCCGGAGACGTGCTGACCGAGCCGGGCACGAAGCTGACCGCCGAACAGGTCGAGGCGCTCAACGCCTACCGTCAGGCCCTGAGCAAGAGCGAGCGCATGATCTGGGGCTTCAACCTCACGCTGGCCGAGCAGACCGGCCTGACCTTTATCCTCATCCTGGCCACCATGATCTACATCCAGGTGGCCATGCCCGAGTTCCGCCGCTCCAACCGCCGTATCCTGCTCACCGCCCTGATCCTGCTGGTTAACCTGGTCCTGATCCGCATTGTCAACATGATCGGCGACCTCGACTTCCTCAGCCGCAGCCCGACCATCCAGGCCACCGTCACCTACCTGGCCCCCGTGGCCTTCGCCGGGATCGTCCTTTCCATGCTGATTGGGGCGCGCGCCGCCGTCATGGTGTCACTGCTCATTTCCGCGCTCTTCGGCATGATGGAGGGTAACTCCATGGAGGCGTTCCTGATCTCCATGCTTTCGTCACTGGCCGGGATTCACTACTGCCGGGATATCCGCCTGCGGGCCAAGGTCGTCAAGGCCGGGGCTATGGCCGGGGTGGCCGTCGCCGTCGGCGCGCTTTTCTTCGGGCTGATGGACGACCTGAGTACCCGCACCCTTATCCAGCAGGCGGTGGCCGCGTGTCTGGTCGGCGTGCTTACCGGGATGCTCGCCATCGGCGTCTTACCGCTGCTGGAGCATACCTTCCGCTTTACCACGGACATCACGCTGCTGGAGATGACGGACTTCAACCACCCGCTCCTGCGCAAGCTCCAGATCGAGGCCCCCGGCACCTATCACCACAGCCTCATGGTGGCCAACCTCTCCGAGCGTGCCGCTCTGGAGATCGGGGTCAACCCGCTGCTTTGCCGGGCGACCTGCCTCTTTCACGACATCGGCAAGATAGCCAAGCCGGAGTACTTCGTCGAGAACCAGCAGGATGGGTACAACCCGCACGATGACCGCAACCCGACCATGTCCGCGCTCATCATCAAGAACCACGTCAAGGAAGGCGCGGAAATGGCCCGCGAGGCGAAACTGCCCGCCGTTTTTCTCGACGTGATCCGCCAGCACCACGGCACCACGCTGATCAAGTTTTTTTACAACAAGGCGCTCAACCAGAAGCAGCAACCCTCGCTCCCGCTGGGCGGCGGCAGCAACCCGCCCATGCCCGATCCGACCGAGATCGACGAGAGCAGCTTCCGCTATGACGGCCCCCGCCCCCGCAGCAAGGAGGCGACGATCATCTTCTTCGCCGACGCCATTGAGGCCGCCTCGCGCAGCCTGAAAAAAGTCACCCCGCAGAACGTCGAGGACCTCGTCAACGCGATCATCAACGAGCGCATCGAAGACGGCCAGCTCGACGAGTCCCCGCTCACCCTGCAAGAGATCAGCCGCATCCGTGACAGCTTCATTTTCACCATCCTGAACATGCTCCACAGCCGGGTCGAGTACCCGAAAATGGCCAAAAAAGAGGCCCCCCGGCGCGATTCCCACACCCAGCCACCCATTCCGCCACGCGATGCCAAGACAGATCCAGCTAAGTCAGCCTTCGTCTGAACTGCTAACTTATGACGAAGAGGCCGTCGCCGGCCTCTTCCACCGTCTGGATCAATGGCCCGCCCACCGGGTCCCCGACGGTGAGATTTCCGTCGCCTTTCTGGAGCACACGGCCATGGCCGAGGTCCACGGGCAGTTCCTCGACGACGCCACTCCGACCGACGTGATTACCTTTGACGGCGACCCGGAAATGGACTTCGGCGGCGAGATCTGCGTCGGTGCCGAGCAGGCTATGGAAACCGGCCCCGAGCACGGGAACACGCTTTCGCAAGAGCTGTCCCTCTACCTCGTCCACGGCTGGCTGCACCTGGCCGGGCTCGACGACCGCAACGAAGCAGACCGCGCCCAAATGCGCCTGGCCGAGAGCCAGGCCCTCGCTTACCTGGAGTCCACCGGCGGGCTGCCGGAGTTCAGGCCCATTCTTTAGCACCCATTCATGTACCGTCGCTTACGCAATTCTTTTATCGCAGGCCTTGTCCTGCTGGCCCCGCTCGGAGTCACGCTTTTTGTGCTGGATTTCCTGCGCTCGAAAATCGGCTCCCGCGTCACCGCGATGATCCCCGCGAACATCCTGCCCCCGGAAATCCGGCGGCTGCCCATCGTGGACTTCGGACTGGATATGGCGGCGGTTGTCATCGTCGTGCTGGCCATCACCCTGCTGGGGCTTTTCTCCAACTACTTTTTGGGCAAGGTCTTGATTATCGGCACCGAGCGGGTGATCGACCGCGTGCCCTTCGTCAACACCGTGTACCGCACGGTCAAGCAGATCGTCGAGACCTTCAGCAAGCAGCAGAAGGCGGTTTTCCAAAAGGTCGTCTTGACCGAATACCCGCGCAAGGGCGTTTACGTACTGGGCTTTGTCACCAGCGTGGCCAAAGGCGAGGTGCAGGACAAAACCGGGGCCGAAGTCATCAATGTCTTTGTGCCAACGACACCGAATCCGACCAGCGGCTTTCTGCTCATGGTGCCCAAGGACGAGATCATCGAGCTGAACATGACCGTAGCCGACGGGATGAAGCTCATCGTCTCCGGCGGCGCGGTCATCCCCAACCACACCCAGCGCCCTCCGCAGATCGCCGCCGAGCCGGTCACCATCAGCAACCCCCGCGCCGCGGACATCCCACCCGCCTCTGGCGATGCCGGCTGAGAGCGTTCAGTTGGAGGCGCTCGTGCTCGGGCGCGAGCAAACCGGTGAGAACCACCTGCGCTTCTCCCTGCTGGACCCCGAATCTGGCCGTCGCGAAGCCTTTTACCGACAGACACAAGCGGGCAAAGGCACCCCGCCCGACCTCTTCGACCGGGGGGAGTTCCACCTGGAGGCCGCCCGCAGCGGCAACGCCTGGTTCGTGCGCGAGTTCCGGCTCCGGCAGCGTCTCAGCGGCATCAGCCGCCACTACGCCAATTTTCAGGCCGCTGCCGAGTGGGCACTGTTTTTGCGCCACAACGCCGTCCACTGCCACATGCCCGCCACCGTCTTCGACATCGCCCAAAAAACCTTTTCAGCCCTCGAAAACACCGCCCAACCCGAGGCCGCACTGCTGAAGGGCTTCTATCTTTTCGCCCGCCAGGAGGGGTGGCCCGTGCGCGAGGAGTGGCTGCGCAACCTCCCCACCACCGAACGCGACAGTGCCGCCCACATCCTCAACTCTCCGCTTGAGGTGCTTGCCGCCAGCCCCGAAACCGCCCGCCGGCTCGCCCGCACACTCAAGAATTGGCTCGCCGCCCGCGACGAGGTGCGCCTAAGTTAACCGACATGCTGCCGGCCTTTTCATCCGCGTCCCGGACTGCCCGGTGGGCCGCGTTTTTGCTCGCTTCGTTCGCGGCGGGATGGCCGTTTGCGAACGGGATCGAAGGCGAAAGTAATGCGCGCGACACGGCCAGCGCAGCCAACGCCCCCGACCCGCGTCTGGTCGAGCCCATCCCCGCCGCCACCGACGCGGGTTCGCGCAAGGTTATTGAATACCACTTGAAAGCCCTCGGTGGGCAGGAAGCGCTTGAAGCCATCCACGCCGTCCGCACCGTCCAGCAGATCAGCACGGGACGGCAGGAGTTCGAGCTGGAAACGGTCGAGGCCGCCCACCCGCACCGCTTTTACGCCAAACGCTCGCAAACCCTTCTGGGCAAAACCACCAGCAGCTTCGAGGGCTTTGACGGGGAAACCTACTGGACCCGCGAGAGCGAACAGAAAAACGTACGCCCCGTAGCCGTCACCGGGGAAAAGCCCGCCCGCGCC contains the following coding sequences:
- a CDS encoding PhoH family protein, with protein sequence MATETLTFPSPRHLAQLYCSNDENLAKAERALDVTLVSREDWLKIEGEEAAVAAAVELFQLLDKLRGQGIQIGRSDFDNMLSAIARGEADDMREVFNNPLVIQLRRKSIVPKTINQKRYLQFINKNDIVFGIGPAGTGKTYLAMAAALQALQEKKVQKLIITRPAVEAGEALGFLPGDLKEKLLPYLRPIYDALNEMVGPEETERMAEKGLIEIAPLAYMRGRTLSNAYIILDEAQNTSPEQMMMFLTRLGDSSRMIVTGDITQVDLPRAQQSGLKQAVEILASVEGIKLFYFDHADVVRHPLVSRIIHAYEKHLNDDRPKKSK
- a CDS encoding HD family phosphohydrolase, with the translated sequence MVFKKKTKKEQTVEARRRRRDEARPTNVREAIDSNQWVATGLMVALTLAIVLICFVGRSPTGPRVLPGQTARIRVTAEIPFTYTSQIQTNRLIEQRKLQIGPYYQINPDVFQSFSQRIDQLETGIKEELLPELQELPAEDRKLAIDTFTQQFNQLTGMGVSSEDITLLIDRCTPEQLTRYLNEGKLILRDILRDGIYQPSLLQPSTTNADGIVSYEIIERAQGTRLQSEEDAGRLLRINLAGLDADTGLSRALYRIFSKGLRPNLEYDEKRTSERKEAAAAKVQPVVIKFAAGDVLTEPGTKLTAEQVEALNAYRQALSKSERMIWGFNLTLAEQTGLTFILILATMIYIQVAMPEFRRSNRRILLTALILLVNLVLIRIVNMIGDLDFLSRSPTIQATVTYLAPVAFAGIVLSMLIGARAAVMVSLLISALFGMMEGNSMEAFLISMLSSLAGIHYCRDIRLRAKVVKAGAMAGVAVAVGALFFGLMDDLSTRTLIQQAVAACLVGVLTGMLAIGVLPLLEHTFRFTTDITLLEMTDFNHPLLRKLQIEAPGTYHHSLMVANLSERAALEIGVNPLLCRATCLFHDIGKIAKPEYFVENQQDGYNPHDDRNPTMSALIIKNHVKEGAEMAREAKLPAVFLDVIRQHHGTTLIKFFYNKALNQKQQPSLPLGGGSNPPMPDPTEIDESSFRYDGPRPRSKEATIIFFADAIEAASRSLKKVTPQNVEDLVNAIINERIEDGQLDESPLTLQEISRIRDSFIFTILNMLHSRVEYPKMAKKEAPRRDSHTQPPIPPRDAKTDPAKSAFV
- the ybeY gene encoding rRNA maturation RNase YbeY; amino-acid sequence: MPRQIQLSQPSSELLTYDEEAVAGLFHRLDQWPAHRVPDGEISVAFLEHTAMAEVHGQFLDDATPTDVITFDGDPEMDFGGEICVGAEQAMETGPEHGNTLSQELSLYLVHGWLHLAGLDDRNEADRAQMRLAESQALAYLESTGGLPEFRPIL
- a CDS encoding DUF502 domain-containing protein, whose amino-acid sequence is MYRRLRNSFIAGLVLLAPLGVTLFVLDFLRSKIGSRVTAMIPANILPPEIRRLPIVDFGLDMAAVVIVVLAITLLGLFSNYFLGKVLIIGTERVIDRVPFVNTVYRTVKQIVETFSKQQKAVFQKVVLTEYPRKGVYVLGFVTSVAKGEVQDKTGAEVINVFVPTTPNPTSGFLLMVPKDEIIELNMTVADGMKLIVSGGAVIPNHTQRPPQIAAEPVTISNPRAADIPPASGDAG